In Spirosoma aureum, a single genomic region encodes these proteins:
- a CDS encoding PVC-type heme-binding CxxCH protein — MKLPIFTLLLALVLHQGCTRTARPGMGSGQNPSTSETTARRGEVLFLGNRSKHHDSGKYAPWLAISLFKKGVNLTYTVNVNDLNPENLAKYDGLIIYANHDSLPPAQESALKAFVEGGKGLIPLHSASGCFKNSDWYISTIGGQFKSHKTGPITENIVAKNHPVMQGLTPFTTSWDETYIHQRLNPDMTILTTRQEGDRQEPYTWVRKQGKGRVFYTAYGHNDSTWANPGFRELVNRGVLWAIGEPVTKQIAKLAIPNVDIYESANIPIDDYTKRHRVPAMQVALKPEDSKKLMQVPTDFDIQLFAAEPDITNPIAMSWDERGRLWIVESVDYPNTFLETDGAANDRIKICEDTNGDGRADKFTIFADKLNIPTSMVFANGGVVVSMAPHFVFLKDTNGDDKADVRENIMSGWDKNDTHFGPSNLQYGFNNKIWGVVGSGYSGTTRDGLSLNFRTGVYNVNPDGTGFDFLANTSNNTWGLGFTEDNNVFISTANNTHSAFYSMPARYMQRNLPGATIQAVQKIDGHYDSHTMTPNLRQVDVVGGFTSAAGHHFYTARNFPKSYWNRVAFVCEPTVRLIHNAIIEPKGAGFAEQDGWNMLASTDEWVGPVQAEVGPDGALWVADWYNFIIQHNVFVERQAPSEMVLPFKEQPRGQGNAFNSPLRDINFGRIYRIVYKKAKPYQPITLSKNEPAGLIAALKSDNMFWRMNAQRLIVESKNMSLIPELYKVISNPDVDEIGLNSPAVHALWTLHGLGALTSANSEAIQAVSKALTHKAAGVRKAAIEVLPATSQTLDNLQKVGLLDDPNLNVRMAAMLAMVQIPSSEALGAALYRAALRPENDTDEWLGRALFAAAAVHRTGFLAEAAKATPTAENSLASRLLSGINKEVYSLQRRAVITMPPDVSGKEIIVKGSATKGIRNLEGFIMGQGDKEGGYGLYIKDGHLTMVVKQNEKVYSASTREGLPDNFEFEGRLVNNGEMVLFVNGREAAKGKAPSLFTKPLTGSIRVQRDFTNENSMGVYAGAYNTTSSFDFMGNVQNATLEIRNPTGESQPMLPKKPISDKATIVTIKVVEEQMKYDTKQFTVRAGQPVVLTLENPDIMQHNIVICKPATAEKVGKAADKMAQDPKSVEKHYVPQLPEIVASSILVNPGESYTLEFVAPAKPGDYPFICTFPGHWSIMRGVMRVEKVNESTNVR, encoded by the coding sequence ATGAAATTGCCCATTTTTACCCTCCTGCTGGCACTCGTGCTGCACCAGGGCTGCACAAGAACTGCCCGGCCCGGAATGGGTTCGGGGCAGAATCCTTCTACTTCCGAGACAACTGCTCGCCGGGGAGAAGTGCTGTTTCTGGGCAACCGGAGCAAGCATCATGATTCAGGGAAATATGCCCCCTGGCTCGCTATTTCGCTTTTTAAAAAAGGCGTGAATCTGACCTACACCGTTAACGTCAATGACCTTAACCCCGAAAATCTGGCTAAATACGATGGGCTGATTATCTACGCCAATCACGACAGTCTCCCGCCCGCGCAGGAATCGGCTTTAAAGGCGTTCGTGGAGGGTGGCAAGGGATTAATTCCACTGCATTCAGCATCCGGCTGTTTTAAAAATTCGGATTGGTACATCTCGACGATCGGTGGCCAGTTCAAGTCGCACAAAACAGGGCCGATTACGGAGAACATTGTCGCAAAAAATCACCCGGTCATGCAGGGGTTAACGCCCTTTACTACCTCCTGGGACGAAACATACATCCACCAGCGGCTCAACCCCGACATGACCATTTTGACGACCCGACAGGAGGGCGACCGGCAGGAGCCTTATACGTGGGTACGTAAGCAGGGAAAAGGACGGGTTTTTTATACGGCTTATGGCCATAACGACAGTACGTGGGCAAATCCCGGTTTCCGTGAACTGGTAAATCGGGGGGTGTTGTGGGCCATTGGGGAGCCAGTAACCAAACAGATCGCTAAACTGGCGATTCCGAACGTAGACATTTACGAGTCGGCCAACATTCCCATTGACGATTACACCAAACGGCACCGCGTTCCGGCCATGCAGGTGGCGTTGAAGCCCGAGGACTCCAAAAAACTGATGCAGGTACCCACCGATTTCGACATTCAGTTGTTTGCGGCTGAACCGGACATTACAAATCCCATTGCCATGTCGTGGGATGAACGAGGAAGGCTCTGGATTGTAGAATCAGTCGATTATCCGAATACGTTTCTGGAAACCGACGGAGCTGCCAACGACCGCATTAAAATTTGCGAAGACACCAACGGCGACGGGCGGGCCGACAAATTCACCATTTTTGCCGACAAGCTGAACATCCCCACCAGCATGGTATTTGCCAACGGTGGTGTGGTAGTGTCGATGGCTCCGCACTTCGTTTTCCTGAAAGACACCAACGGCGACGACAAGGCTGATGTTCGGGAAAATATCATGAGTGGCTGGGACAAAAACGATACGCACTTTGGTCCCTCGAATCTGCAATATGGCTTCAACAACAAGATTTGGGGCGTAGTTGGCTCCGGCTACAGCGGCACTACCCGCGATGGTCTGTCCCTTAATTTCAGAACTGGCGTTTATAACGTGAATCCCGACGGTACCGGATTCGATTTTCTGGCGAATACAAGCAATAATACCTGGGGGCTGGGCTTTACGGAGGATAACAACGTATTTATTTCCACGGCCAACAATACCCACAGCGCGTTTTATTCGATGCCTGCCCGTTACATGCAGCGTAACCTGCCGGGCGCGACAATACAGGCGGTCCAAAAAATTGATGGGCATTACGATTCGCACACAATGACCCCGAATCTGCGGCAGGTGGACGTAGTAGGTGGTTTCACGTCGGCAGCAGGACACCATTTTTATACGGCCCGGAATTTTCCAAAATCGTACTGGAATCGGGTGGCATTTGTGTGTGAACCAACCGTTCGGCTGATTCATAATGCGATCATTGAGCCCAAAGGAGCCGGTTTTGCCGAGCAGGATGGCTGGAATATGCTCGCCAGTACCGACGAGTGGGTTGGTCCTGTGCAGGCAGAAGTTGGTCCGGACGGAGCACTTTGGGTGGCTGATTGGTACAACTTCATTATTCAGCACAACGTATTTGTGGAGCGGCAGGCCCCGTCAGAAATGGTGTTGCCCTTCAAGGAGCAACCACGTGGGCAGGGCAACGCCTTTAACAGTCCGTTGCGCGACATCAATTTTGGACGTATTTACCGCATCGTTTATAAAAAAGCGAAACCGTACCAGCCCATTACGCTGTCGAAAAACGAACCGGCAGGTCTGATTGCTGCCCTCAAAAGCGACAATATGTTCTGGCGAATGAACGCGCAGCGCCTGATTGTCGAGTCGAAAAATATGTCCCTTATTCCGGAGCTTTACAAAGTCATTTCCAACCCCGATGTAGACGAAATCGGCCTGAATAGTCCCGCCGTTCACGCCCTGTGGACGCTTCATGGTCTGGGGGCGCTAACGAGTGCTAATTCCGAAGCGATTCAGGCAGTCTCTAAAGCATTGACACACAAAGCCGCCGGGGTTCGTAAAGCCGCCATTGAGGTACTGCCCGCAACAAGTCAGACACTGGACAATCTTCAGAAAGTGGGTTTACTGGACGACCCAAATCTGAACGTTCGAATGGCGGCAATGTTGGCAATGGTGCAAATACCATCATCGGAAGCACTCGGAGCCGCGCTTTACCGGGCCGCGCTACGTCCCGAAAACGATACCGACGAATGGCTTGGACGAGCCTTGTTTGCCGCTGCTGCCGTTCACCGGACCGGTTTTCTGGCCGAAGCCGCTAAAGCTACCCCTACTGCGGAAAATTCACTGGCCAGCCGGTTGCTATCGGGCATCAATAAAGAAGTGTATTCGCTGCAACGACGAGCTGTCATTACCATGCCTCCTGACGTATCGGGTAAGGAGATTATTGTAAAAGGTTCGGCCACGAAAGGAATCCGTAACCTGGAAGGTTTCATTATGGGGCAAGGTGATAAAGAGGGCGGCTATGGGCTATACATAAAAGATGGCCACCTGACAATGGTTGTGAAACAAAACGAAAAAGTTTATTCTGCCAGCACCAGGGAAGGGCTTCCCGACAATTTTGAGTTTGAGGGGCGTCTTGTGAACAATGGCGAGATGGTGCTATTTGTAAACGGTCGGGAAGCTGCAAAAGGCAAAGCGCCTTCCTTATTTACCAAACCGTTGACGGGTAGTATTCGGGTGCAGCGGGATTTTACCAATGAAAACTCGATGGGTGTTTATGCGGGCGCATACAATACTACGTCGTCCTTCGATTTTATGGGTAATGTGCAAAACGCTACGCTGGAGATTCGCAACCCAACCGGCGAATCCCAACCAATGTTACCGAAAAAGCCCATTTCTGACAAGGCAACGATAGTGACTATCAAGGTAGTAGAAGAGCAGATGAAATACGACACAAAACAGTTTACGGTACGTGCCGGACAACCTGTAGTACTGACGCTCGAAAACCCGGACATCATGCAGCACAACATCGTTATCTGCAAACCCGCTACTGCCGAGAAAGTCGGGAAAGCCGCCGATAAGATGGCACAGGACCCTAAAAGTGTTGAGAAACACTACGTTCCACAGTTACCGGAAATTGTAGCTTCCAGTATTTTAGTCAATCCGGGGGAATCATATACGCTCGAATTTGTTGCCCCGGCCAAACCCGGCGACTATCCATTTATCTGTACGTTTCCCGGCCACTGGAGTATCATGCGGGGCGTTATGCGCGTCGAAAAAGTAAATGAATCAACGAACGTCCGATAA
- a CDS encoding ThuA domain-containing protein, translating to MYRFLIYLLLPTLLISLTRCKTSSNATAKAGKPIRVLVVGGGTSHNFGMWYRNVDGQTLSRDGFATVNYVGDPDSMLTYLPQTDVLYLSNNRPITNPAVRQAIMDHANAGKGLLIAHAAMWYNWKDWPEYNQNLVSGGTRKHDKYGPFDVTVTDTQHPITKGVEQKFSLKDERYYYIPDPAGPGITVLASSSLSPSDPVYPSVFVVNHPKARIVGLALGHDAESHNLPVYQTLLRNSVAWAGRR from the coding sequence ATGTACCGATTTCTAATTTACCTCCTGCTGCCAACGCTGCTTATTTCCCTCACCCGTTGCAAAACGAGTTCAAACGCCACCGCCAAAGCTGGTAAACCTATTCGGGTGCTGGTGGTGGGTGGCGGTACGTCGCATAACTTCGGAATGTGGTACCGCAACGTGGACGGACAGACACTAAGCCGCGACGGTTTCGCCACTGTCAACTACGTAGGCGATCCCGACTCCATGCTGACCTATCTGCCCCAGACCGATGTATTGTACCTCAGTAACAACCGGCCCATTACCAACCCGGCAGTGCGTCAGGCTATTATGGATCACGCCAACGCAGGCAAGGGCTTGCTGATTGCCCACGCAGCCATGTGGTATAACTGGAAAGACTGGCCTGAATACAATCAGAATCTCGTCAGTGGCGGAACCCGCAAGCACGATAAGTATGGCCCCTTCGATGTCACTGTGACTGACACCCAACACCCCATTACGAAGGGAGTTGAACAAAAATTCAGCCTGAAAGACGAACGCTACTACTACATTCCCGACCCGGCCGGACCAGGCATTACAGTGCTGGCCAGTTCGAGCTTATCTCCTTCTGACCCGGTTTATCCATCGGTGTTTGTGGTTAATCATCCCAAAGCGCGTATCGTCGGTCTGGCGCTAGGCCATGATGCAGAATCGCACAATTTGCCCGTTTACCAGACGCTGCTGCGAAATTCTGTGGCATGGGCTGGAAGGAGATAG
- a CDS encoding Gfo/Idh/MocA family protein, which translates to MSDQKITVVIVGMGFGKEFIPIYLQHPNINKVGICTRNRQTLDDLRTKYNLDPELCFEHFEDIPGRADVDAIHVVTPVPDHARMTLASLNANKHTACTIPMAMTKEDCKAIVEAKRRSGKVYMMMETALYTREFLYGLNLAETGELGRIQFVRGSHIQDMSMEGWGEYWKGYPPMLNGTHAISPLLRINNTTAETVVCHGSGRLRDDLASRYGSPFAVETATFTLKDSDVIAEATRSLFDVVRQYRESYDVYGTKMSFEWEQLQDEEHIIFDGGENARRINVPDTDELLIDPIKHFTKREKIDDPNHVSFLQGAGHGGSHPHLVQEFMAAIIEGRDSAVDAELAANYTLAGICAHESAMKGGERITIPSY; encoded by the coding sequence ATGAGTGATCAGAAAATTACCGTTGTCATTGTTGGCATGGGCTTTGGCAAGGAGTTCATCCCCATTTACCTGCAACACCCCAATATCAATAAGGTGGGCATCTGTACCCGCAATCGCCAGACACTCGACGACCTCAGAACGAAATACAACCTCGACCCGGAGCTTTGCTTTGAGCATTTCGAGGATATACCCGGTCGCGCCGATGTCGATGCCATCCACGTAGTAACCCCCGTTCCAGACCACGCCCGCATGACGCTGGCTTCGCTCAACGCCAATAAACACACCGCCTGCACCATCCCGATGGCAATGACCAAGGAGGATTGTAAGGCCATTGTGGAAGCCAAACGACGAAGTGGTAAGGTGTATATGATGATGGAGACAGCCCTTTACACCCGCGAGTTTCTCTACGGTCTCAACTTAGCCGAAACCGGCGAGTTAGGACGGATTCAGTTTGTTCGGGGATCGCACATCCAGGACATGAGCATGGAAGGTTGGGGTGAATACTGGAAAGGTTACCCACCGATGCTCAACGGTACCCACGCAATTTCCCCTCTGCTCCGTATCAACAACACAACGGCCGAAACCGTCGTCTGTCATGGATCAGGACGGTTGAGAGACGATCTGGCCAGCCGTTATGGTTCACCTTTTGCGGTTGAAACTGCTACATTCACGCTTAAAGATTCCGACGTAATTGCCGAAGCCACACGCTCGCTGTTCGACGTAGTACGCCAGTATCGGGAAAGCTACGATGTTTACGGCACCAAAATGTCGTTCGAGTGGGAGCAGTTGCAGGATGAGGAACACATTATTTTCGACGGGGGCGAAAATGCCCGGCGTATCAACGTACCCGACACCGACGAGCTGCTCATCGATCCCATCAAGCACTTCACGAAGCGCGAAAAAATCGACGATCCTAACCACGTATCGTTTTTGCAGGGAGCGGGTCACGGCGGGTCGCACCCGCACCTGGTACAGGAGTTCATGGCTGCCATCATCGAAGGTCGCGACTCGGCGGTAGATGCGGAATTAGCCGCCAATTATACTCTCGCCGGTATCTGCGCCCACGAATCGGCCATGAAAGGTGGGGAACGAATCACCATTCCTTCGTATTAG
- a CDS encoding sugar phosphate isomerase/epimerase family protein: MIQFGASTFIWVSPFTTNSFDLLYKVADMGYDIIEVAVEDKDLIDWVKLKQLARETGLKITISGAFGPNRDLSSDEPAIRKNGLSYIEDCLRLAEAMESPIFTGPVYSAVGKTRLVSAERKHQERNWCLENLHQASEVARQCGVVIGLEPLNRFETDMVNTAEQALSLVREVGHPFLKISLDTFHNNIEEKSIPATIRAVGKELLCHVQGNESDRGTPGTGNVDWPGINEALIDIGYDGAVVIETFGAPSAELAKAASIWRPLANSPDELASEGLDFYKSLFR, from the coding sequence ATGATTCAATTTGGTGCCAGTACCTTCATCTGGGTGTCCCCTTTCACCACAAACTCATTCGACCTGCTCTATAAAGTCGCCGACATGGGTTACGATATTATTGAAGTAGCTGTTGAAGATAAAGATCTGATCGACTGGGTAAAACTCAAACAACTGGCACGCGAAACAGGGCTAAAAATAACCATTAGCGGAGCATTCGGCCCCAACCGCGACCTATCCAGCGACGAGCCTGCCATCCGAAAAAATGGACTTTCGTACATCGAAGATTGCCTGCGTCTGGCCGAAGCGATGGAAAGCCCCATTTTTACGGGGCCGGTTTATTCAGCAGTAGGGAAAACACGTCTTGTTTCTGCCGAACGTAAACATCAGGAACGAAACTGGTGCCTTGAAAACCTGCATCAGGCCAGCGAAGTAGCCCGGCAATGTGGTGTAGTGATTGGACTGGAACCGCTCAATCGCTTCGAAACGGACATGGTCAACACGGCAGAGCAGGCACTATCTCTGGTGCGCGAAGTTGGCCATCCGTTCCTCAAAATCTCGCTCGATACGTTCCACAATAACATTGAGGAAAAAAGTATTCCGGCTACTATTCGGGCTGTTGGGAAGGAGTTGCTTTGCCATGTTCAGGGCAATGAAAGTGATCGGGGCACACCTGGAACCGGTAACGTTGACTGGCCGGGTATCAACGAAGCCTTGATCGATATTGGCTATGACGGAGCCGTCGTCATCGAAACCTTCGGTGCACCATCCGCAGAACTCGCCAAAGCCGCGTCCATCTGGAGGCCATTAGCAAATAGCCCCGATGAACTGGCCAGTGAAGGGTTAGATTTCTACAAATCGCTCTTTCGGTAG
- a CDS encoding Tm-1-like ATP-binding domain-containing protein: MQKSIVIIGCFDTKGPAFAFLRNCILARGESVLTINTGMMKTVVDFPIDYDAEVVAEAANDSLERLRTSRDRGRAIEIMGTGAAAIVEQLIRSGQLKGAIGMGGGGGTFVALSAMQPIPFGVPKLCLSTMAGKDLTRQVGTKDVTLMASVVDVAGLNGMLTPLIEQAAAAICAMADVTPTMHQKSAGRIAISMFGNTTTCVSYCTERLEKKGYEVIAFHANGLGGRAMESLIGEGHFDAVLDVTTTELADELCGGVCSAGPDRLMAAARMGLPQVVVPGCLDMVNFSQPDTVPAHYQHRQLYNWTPTVTLLRTDASENEQLGKLLAQKVNQSKANVTVVLPLNGISQIDAAGNAFYQPEVNRVLFDTIKSNLSQRIKLIESPTHINDPAFADVLVASLLELLQPR; the protein is encoded by the coding sequence ATGCAAAAATCCATCGTCATTATCGGTTGTTTCGACACCAAAGGCCCCGCCTTCGCCTTTCTGCGGAACTGCATACTGGCGAGGGGCGAATCTGTCCTCACAATCAATACGGGCATGATGAAAACGGTGGTCGATTTCCCGATTGATTATGATGCAGAAGTCGTTGCCGAGGCCGCTAACGATTCACTGGAGAGGCTCCGCACGAGTCGGGACCGTGGGCGAGCGATTGAGATCATGGGGACGGGAGCAGCTGCCATTGTGGAACAGTTGATACGTTCGGGGCAGTTGAAGGGCGCTATTGGCATGGGCGGTGGGGGTGGTACGTTCGTGGCGCTCTCGGCAATGCAACCTATTCCATTTGGAGTACCCAAACTTTGTCTGTCAACCATGGCCGGTAAGGACTTAACCCGGCAGGTTGGGACGAAAGACGTAACGCTAATGGCTTCGGTAGTGGACGTTGCGGGACTAAACGGCATGCTGACCCCGCTAATCGAACAGGCGGCAGCCGCCATTTGCGCGATGGCCGACGTAACACCGACAATGCATCAAAAATCGGCGGGCCGAATTGCCATTAGTATGTTTGGTAACACAACCACGTGCGTGAGCTATTGCACAGAACGTCTTGAAAAAAAGGGATATGAAGTGATCGCCTTTCATGCCAATGGCCTGGGCGGTCGAGCGATGGAAAGCCTGATTGGCGAAGGGCATTTCGACGCTGTGCTGGACGTTACGACTACCGAACTGGCCGATGAATTATGCGGAGGTGTTTGCAGTGCCGGGCCAGATCGACTAATGGCCGCAGCCCGAATGGGCCTGCCGCAGGTAGTGGTACCGGGCTGTCTGGATATGGTTAATTTCAGCCAACCTGACACGGTTCCTGCGCATTATCAGCACCGTCAACTGTACAACTGGACACCGACCGTAACCCTCCTGCGAACCGACGCATCTGAGAATGAACAACTTGGAAAGTTATTAGCTCAGAAAGTAAATCAATCGAAAGCGAACGTAACGGTTGTTTTACCTTTGAACGGTATCTCGCAGATTGACGCTGCTGGAAATGCCTTTTACCAGCCTGAGGTCAATAGGGTACTTTTCGACACCATAAAAAGCAATCTTTCTCAACGGATAAAACTAATTGAATCGCCCACGCACATCAACGATCCGGCATTTGCCGACGTATTGGTTGCGAGTTTACTGGAATTATTACAACCAAGATAA
- a CDS encoding phosphoenolpyruvate hydrolase family protein: protein MPNQWTGKGNPYTRDEVRARLQATLTSQKAIIAAGAGTGISAKFIEKGGADLIIIYNSGRFRMSGHGSTAGLMAYGDANAVAMEIGEFEVLPVVEEIPVICGVHGSDPRRRMWHHLLKVKEMGFSGINNFPTHCIVDGHFRRVLEETGMGFDKEVEMVRLASKMDLFSIVYVATPDEARQMAEVGADAIIAHVGTTVGGSIGVTEASCSMDEAVERTQAIINAGRAVNPDIFFLAHGGPINTPDDVRIVLDRTNVQGFVGASSLERMGVEVSLTELTQKFKSLSRL from the coding sequence ATGCCGAACCAATGGACTGGAAAAGGAAATCCCTATACAAGAGACGAAGTCAGAGCGCGTTTACAAGCGACACTGACTAGTCAGAAGGCCATTATTGCTGCAGGGGCCGGAACAGGTATCAGCGCTAAATTCATCGAGAAAGGGGGCGCCGATCTGATAATTATCTACAACTCCGGGCGGTTCCGCATGTCGGGTCACGGTTCTACGGCGGGTCTGATGGCCTATGGAGATGCCAACGCCGTAGCGATGGAAATCGGTGAGTTTGAAGTGCTGCCTGTCGTTGAAGAGATCCCGGTGATTTGCGGAGTGCATGGCTCCGACCCCCGCCGACGAATGTGGCATCACCTGCTGAAAGTGAAAGAAATGGGCTTCTCCGGCATTAACAATTTCCCAACCCATTGCATCGTAGACGGCCATTTTCGGCGGGTGCTGGAAGAAACCGGAATGGGTTTCGATAAGGAAGTTGAAATGGTACGGTTGGCGAGTAAAATGGACCTGTTTTCCATCGTCTACGTTGCCACACCCGATGAAGCCCGTCAAATGGCCGAAGTAGGTGCTGACGCGATCATTGCTCACGTCGGTACTACCGTCGGTGGGTCCATTGGCGTCACAGAAGCAAGCTGCTCCATGGACGAAGCCGTCGAGCGAACGCAGGCCATTATCAATGCTGGTCGGGCCGTAAACCCCGACATTTTTTTCCTGGCGCATGGTGGACCCATCAACACCCCCGACGATGTTCGTATCGTGCTTGACCGGACGAACGTACAGGGTTTTGTAGGTGCCTCGTCGCTGGAGAGAATGGGCGTGGAAGTATCGCTTACCGAACTGACCCAAAAATTCAAGTCGCTTAGTCGTTTATGA
- a CDS encoding outer membrane protein assembly factor BamB family protein — protein sequence MKRLTYSALVLTVGLLSLAEKPATTDWPEYNGGPDRNHFSPLTQLNSGNVAGLQVAWEYASGGVDTLKNNTQIQCNPLIIGGVLYGVSAGSQAFALDAATGKEIWKTAFTDDTFAMNSRGVTYWTDGREVRIFFAYGSLLYALDARTGKPVASFGKGGKINLKDGLARPGADDYVVSNTPGVVYKNLLIMGHRVSEIAPALPGDVRAYDLHTGRLVWTFHTIPHPGEYGANTWPKDGHRNFGGANNWMGMAIDRQRGIVYVPTGTAAFDLYGSSRPGQNLFGNSLIALDAATGKRLWHFQTIHHDIWDRDIPAPPNLFTVVHGSKKVDAVSVLSKQGFLFVFDRVTGKPLFPIEERPMPASSVPGEKAWPTQPIPLKPAPFTRQSFSESDINDFVTDRDTVLAQLRRWQSGKEFIPLPLSPNRTVFFPGTDGGAQWGGAAVDEAGIMYVPSKQIPVTMGLVPTPAGSLSGGAVDRTGSQLYQTHCANCHGPNREGSHDGTYPALTSISQKRNETSVAQVLAKGQGMMPAFTQLKEAERKAIVDFLFGKTTTVASTAGLNTAPYHHTGFTRWYDRAGYPVSRPPWGTLTAIDLNTGEHRWQVPLGEYPELVAKGIPPTGTDNYGAPAVTAGGLLFIASSRDELIRAFDRKTGRELWRAKLPAAGYASPSTYAVNGKQYVVIACGGGKLKTKSGDRYVAFALP from the coding sequence ATGAAACGTTTAACCTACTCAGCCTTAGTCCTGACCGTTGGCCTGCTCAGCCTGGCCGAAAAACCCGCCACTACCGACTGGCCCGAATACAACGGCGGGCCAGATCGTAACCATTTTTCGCCACTCACGCAGCTAAACTCCGGCAACGTTGCGGGCCTACAGGTCGCCTGGGAATATGCTTCGGGCGGAGTCGATACCCTCAAAAACAACACCCAGATTCAGTGCAACCCGCTTATCATCGGCGGGGTGCTGTATGGTGTTTCGGCAGGGTCGCAGGCCTTTGCGCTCGACGCTGCTACGGGTAAGGAGATTTGGAAAACGGCCTTCACCGACGATACCTTTGCCATGAATAGCCGGGGCGTTACCTACTGGACCGATGGGCGGGAAGTCCGAATTTTCTTCGCCTACGGCTCGCTGCTCTACGCCCTCGACGCCCGAACGGGAAAACCGGTGGCCAGTTTTGGGAAAGGCGGAAAAATCAACTTAAAAGACGGCCTCGCCCGTCCCGGAGCCGACGATTACGTGGTGAGCAATACGCCGGGTGTAGTGTATAAAAATCTGCTCATCATGGGCCACCGGGTGTCGGAGATCGCGCCTGCCCTGCCCGGCGACGTGCGCGCCTATGACCTGCACACGGGGCGGCTCGTCTGGACGTTCCACACCATACCACATCCCGGCGAGTACGGAGCCAACACCTGGCCGAAAGACGGCCACCGTAACTTTGGTGGAGCCAACAACTGGATGGGCATGGCCATCGACCGGCAGCGTGGCATCGTATACGTGCCTACGGGAACGGCTGCCTTCGATTTATACGGCAGTAGCCGGCCCGGCCAGAACCTGTTCGGCAACAGCCTTATAGCCCTTGATGCGGCCACAGGCAAGCGGCTCTGGCATTTTCAGACGATCCACCACGACATCTGGGATCGCGATATTCCGGCTCCCCCCAATTTATTCACCGTCGTTCATGGTAGCAAAAAGGTTGATGCCGTTTCGGTTTTATCCAAACAAGGTTTTCTTTTTGTCTTCGATCGGGTCACAGGTAAGCCGCTGTTTCCGATTGAGGAACGACCCATGCCTGCTTCCAGCGTTCCGGGAGAAAAAGCCTGGCCTACCCAGCCGATTCCCCTCAAACCCGCGCCTTTTACCCGGCAATCGTTTTCGGAAAGCGATATTAACGACTTTGTCACCGACCGCGACACCGTGCTGGCCCAGCTTCGGCGCTGGCAATCGGGTAAGGAGTTTATTCCCCTTCCACTAAGTCCCAACCGTACCGTATTTTTCCCAGGCACCGACGGTGGCGCGCAATGGGGTGGGGCAGCGGTGGACGAAGCCGGCATTATGTACGTTCCCTCCAAGCAAATTCCGGTCACCATGGGGTTGGTTCCGACCCCCGCCGGTTCGTTGTCAGGTGGTGCAGTTGACCGCACTGGCAGTCAACTCTACCAAACCCACTGTGCCAACTGCCACGGCCCAAACCGCGAAGGCAGTCACGATGGGACCTATCCGGCCCTGACCAGTATTTCCCAAAAACGCAACGAGACGTCCGTGGCTCAGGTTCTCGCCAAAGGCCAGGGCATGATGCCAGCATTCACCCAACTAAAGGAAGCCGAACGTAAGGCCATCGTGGATTTTTTGTTCGGCAAAACAACGACCGTCGCCAGCACTGCAGGACTTAATACCGCTCCCTACCACCACACAGGGTTTACCCGCTGGTATGACCGGGCCGGGTACCCCGTTAGCCGTCCACCCTGGGGCACGCTGACAGCGATCGACCTGAATACGGGCGAACACCGTTGGCAAGTTCCGCTGGGCGAGTACCCCGAACTGGTGGCGAAGGGCATCCCCCCGACGGGCACCGACAACTATGGTGCTCCGGCCGTCACGGCGGGCGGGTTGCTCTTCATTGCCTCCTCCCGCGACGAACTGATTCGGGCTTTCGACCGAAAAACGGGCCGTGAACTCTGGCGCGCCAAACTGCCCGCTGCCGGGTATGCCTCGCCGAGTACCTACGCCGTCAATGGCAAGCAATATGTCGTGATTGCCTGCGGAGGAGGCAAACTCAAAACGAAGTCGGGGGATCGGTACGTGGCGTTTGCGTTGCCATAA